In the genome of Candidatus Krumholzibacteriia bacterium, one region contains:
- a CDS encoding TolC family protein: MCLILWSVQQSWVSPAAADVLDLTLEQAVQRAVEKTARGRIIRGQAEVVGQQYQAQRINYKLPEVSINGSVPAFDVDESYRFFGGANTKQLYRTRDLSFESFIELKQSLITGGTLTGSANLNADDSRYPDTRLIGSGEFVYETLRRGYFDFRLEQPLFRPSAAKKLLNDLQDDRDIASAEQQKQEGQLRRDVTDAYVAVLRFELKKDLTRDRMEAARAQARVDSLKFKDGVISEELWLQSASKRLDAELEHVDAEVDAREQLRQLSVLLDLEVDDAVKPTEPVPAPHFEAAARQRMLDDWERTVAVQQADRNRRKA, encoded by the coding sequence TTGTGCCTGATCCTGTGGTCGGTGCAGCAGAGCTGGGTCTCGCCGGCGGCGGCAGACGTCCTGGATCTGACGCTGGAACAGGCGGTGCAGCGGGCGGTGGAAAAGACAGCCCGGGGCCGCATCATCCGCGGGCAGGCGGAGGTGGTAGGGCAGCAGTATCAGGCGCAGCGGATCAATTACAAGCTGCCCGAGGTGTCGATCAACGGCTCGGTGCCGGCCTTCGACGTGGACGAGAGCTACCGCTTTTTCGGCGGCGCCAACACGAAACAGCTCTACCGGACGCGGGATCTGTCCTTCGAGTCCTTCATCGAGCTCAAGCAGAGCTTGATCACCGGCGGCACCCTCACGGGGTCGGCAAACCTGAACGCCGACGATTCGCGCTATCCCGATACCCGGCTCATCGGGTCCGGGGAGTTCGTCTACGAGACGCTGCGCCGGGGATATTTCGATTTCCGCCTGGAGCAGCCACTCTTCCGCCCCTCGGCGGCGAAGAAGCTGCTCAATGATCTGCAAGACGACCGGGACATCGCCAGCGCGGAGCAGCAGAAGCAAGAGGGGCAGCTGCGCCGGGACGTGACCGACGCCTACGTCGCGGTGCTGCGGTTCGAGCTCAAGAAGGACCTCACCCGCGACCGGATGGAGGCGGCTCGGGCCCAGGCCCGAGTGGACTCGCTCAAGTTCAAGGACGGCGTCATCTCGGAAGAGCTATGGCTGCAGTCGGCGTCGAAGCGGCTCGACGCCGAGCTCGAGCATGTGGACGCCGAGGTCGACGCCCGCGAACAGCTGCGGCAGCTGAGCGTGCTCCTGGATCTGGAGGTGGATGATGCGGTGAAACCTACCGAGCCTGTGCCGGCGCCGCATTTCGAAGCGGCGGCGCGGCAGCGCATGCTCGACGATTGGGAACGGACCGTGGCGGTGCAGCAGGCCGATCGCAATCGCCGCAAGGC
- a CDS encoding S9 family peptidase, whose amino-acid sequence MSLRAVRLASLLFASSALFSPALAPSLGWAQTATQTPPAATQTKPPVTQAQPAAPPHAGTAVAHATPPLARQQPHRLEKHGDVRNDDFFWLKERENPEVLAYLKAENAYTEAEMAHTKQLQEDLYQEIVGRIQADDATVPAQDGKYWYHERYVEGGEYAVYCRHPGGPDGPEQTMLDGNALARGHEFFSCSGLQVSPNQELLAYGTDVVGRRFYTLRVRNLTSGKDLPDIIPDVTNNCAWAADNRTLFYTKQDAETLRWYRIYAHVLGTAATADRLVYEEPDAEFSCFVGATKSKRFLLIGSEQTLATEYRFLRADQPQGTWTVFLPRETDHEYSIEDWNDDFVIRTNWKAKNFCVMRAPIGATQTARWTEVVPHQDDVFVEGVEVFRDHLVVSRRRKGLLELHVVPRDGSPAHDLDFGEPAYQAYPTDNREYDTPVLRYAYTSLTTPKSIFDYDLNKRTKKLLKEDAVLGGFDKRNYVTERLWAPAADGARVPISLVVRRDFVKDGSAPLLLTGYGSYGFSRDASFQSQRLSLLDRGFVFAIAHVRGGQELGRDWYENGKLMHKKNTFTDFIDCGRFLVAQKYTSPERLFAEGGSAGGLLMGAVANMAPELFKGIISHVPFVDVVTTMLDADIPLTTGEYDEWGDPNDAAAYRYMLSYSPYDNLQKKAYPNMLITTGLHDSQVQYWEPAKYVAKLRRLETSGARILLQTNMDAGHGGASGRFKRHRETALGYAFLLDLSGRAALPAAASKAGAQAARP is encoded by the coding sequence ATGTCTCTCCGAGCTGTCCGTCTCGCCAGCCTGCTCTTCGCCTCGAGCGCGCTCTTCTCTCCGGCACTGGCGCCGTCCCTGGGCTGGGCGCAGACCGCGACGCAGACACCGCCCGCGGCGACGCAGACGAAGCCGCCGGTGACGCAGGCACAGCCCGCTGCGCCGCCGCACGCCGGCACCGCGGTCGCGCACGCCACACCGCCGCTGGCGCGCCAGCAACCGCACCGGTTGGAGAAGCACGGGGACGTGCGCAACGATGATTTCTTCTGGTTGAAGGAGCGGGAGAACCCAGAGGTGCTCGCCTACCTGAAGGCGGAGAATGCCTACACCGAGGCGGAGATGGCGCACACGAAGCAGCTGCAAGAGGATCTGTACCAGGAGATCGTCGGGCGCATCCAGGCGGATGATGCCACGGTGCCGGCCCAGGACGGCAAGTACTGGTATCACGAGCGCTATGTCGAAGGTGGCGAGTACGCCGTTTACTGCCGGCACCCGGGCGGGCCCGACGGTCCGGAGCAGACCATGCTCGACGGCAACGCCCTGGCGCGGGGACACGAGTTCTTCTCTTGCAGCGGTCTGCAGGTGAGCCCCAACCAAGAGCTCTTGGCCTATGGCACCGACGTCGTCGGCCGGCGCTTCTATACGCTACGAGTCCGCAACCTGACGAGCGGCAAGGATCTGCCGGACATCATCCCGGACGTGACCAACAACTGCGCTTGGGCCGCCGACAACCGCACCCTCTTCTACACCAAGCAGGATGCCGAAACCCTGCGCTGGTATCGCATCTACGCCCACGTCCTGGGGACGGCGGCAACGGCGGACCGGCTGGTGTACGAGGAGCCCGACGCCGAATTCAGCTGCTTCGTCGGGGCCACCAAGTCGAAGCGGTTCCTGCTCATCGGCTCGGAGCAGACCTTGGCCACGGAATATCGCTTCCTGCGCGCCGATCAGCCGCAGGGAACCTGGACGGTGTTCCTGCCGCGGGAGACCGACCACGAGTACTCCATCGAGGACTGGAACGACGACTTCGTCATCCGCACCAACTGGAAGGCGAAGAACTTCTGCGTCATGCGCGCCCCCATCGGCGCCACCCAGACCGCGCGGTGGACCGAGGTCGTGCCGCATCAGGACGACGTCTTCGTGGAAGGCGTCGAAGTCTTCCGCGACCACCTGGTGGTTTCCCGCCGTCGCAAGGGGCTCCTGGAGCTGCACGTCGTGCCCCGGGATGGCAGCCCCGCCCACGACCTCGACTTCGGCGAACCGGCGTACCAGGCCTACCCGACGGACAACCGGGAGTACGACACCCCGGTCCTGCGCTACGCCTACACCTCGCTGACCACACCGAAGTCGATCTTCGACTACGACCTGAACAAGCGCACCAAGAAGCTGCTCAAGGAGGACGCGGTGCTCGGCGGTTTCGACAAGCGCAACTACGTCACCGAGCGGCTGTGGGCCCCGGCAGCGGACGGCGCGCGGGTGCCGATCTCGCTGGTGGTCCGGCGCGACTTCGTCAAGGACGGCAGCGCTCCGCTCCTTCTCACCGGCTACGGCTCCTACGGTTTCAGCCGCGACGCCAGCTTCCAGTCGCAGCGGCTCAGTCTGCTCGATCGTGGTTTCGTCTTCGCCATCGCCCACGTGCGCGGCGGCCAGGAGCTGGGGCGAGACTGGTACGAGAACGGCAAGCTGATGCACAAGAAGAACACCTTCACCGACTTCATCGACTGCGGCCGCTTCCTGGTGGCGCAGAAGTACACCAGTCCGGAGCGGCTGTTCGCCGAGGGCGGCAGCGCCGGCGGGCTCCTCATGGGTGCGGTCGCCAACATGGCGCCGGAGCTCTTCAAGGGCATCATCAGCCACGTGCCGTTCGTGGACGTGGTGACGACGATGCTCGACGCGGACATCCCGCTCACCACCGGCGAGTACGACGAGTGGGGCGACCCGAACGACGCGGCGGCGTACCGTTACATGCTGTCCTACTCGCCATACGACAATTTGCAGAAGAAGGCGTACCCGAACATGCTGATCACCACGGGCCTGCACGATTCGCAAGTGCAGTACTGGGAGCCGGCGAAGTACGTGGCCAAGCTCCGCCGTCTCGAGACCAGCGGCGCGCGGATCCTCTTGCAGACCAACATGGACGCCGGGCACGGCGGCGCCTCGGGGCGCTTCAAGCGCCATCGCGAGACGGCCCTCGGCTACGCTTTCTTGCTCGACCTCTCGGGCCGGGCGGCGCTGCCGGCGGCGGCGAGCAAAGCCGGCGCGCAGGCGGCACGACCCTAG
- a CDS encoding 5'-3' exonuclease H3TH domain-containing protein produces MDVHLIDGTYELFRHYYALPSMQDEAGHEVAAVRGVLTSVLAMLKSGATHLGVATDHVVESFRNDLYHGYKTGRGMPEDLLSQFPLLEEALEKLGVVVWPMVELEADDALGAAAKLAARDRRVETVYICSPDKDLAQCVKEARVVQLDRRTGQVRDARAVEARFGVTPSSIPDYLALVGDTADGYPGVRGWGAKSAAAVLHRFPHLEEIPKEAIRWKVPLRNAAQLGANLVEHWDEAMLFRDLATLRTDAKLFRTVEALRWTGPKRSFKAFSAQLGAPALWERARAEVERRSAAGASS; encoded by the coding sequence ATGGACGTCCATCTGATCGACGGCACCTACGAGCTCTTCCGCCACTACTACGCCCTGCCCTCGATGCAGGACGAGGCCGGCCACGAGGTGGCCGCGGTGCGCGGTGTCCTCACCTCGGTCCTCGCCATGCTGAAGAGCGGCGCCACGCACCTCGGCGTGGCGACGGATCACGTGGTGGAATCGTTCCGCAACGATCTCTATCACGGCTACAAGACCGGCCGGGGCATGCCGGAAGACCTGCTGTCGCAGTTCCCCTTGCTGGAAGAGGCGCTGGAGAAGCTCGGCGTCGTCGTCTGGCCCATGGTGGAGCTCGAAGCGGACGACGCGCTCGGCGCGGCGGCGAAGCTCGCCGCCCGGGACCGGCGCGTCGAAACCGTCTACATCTGTTCGCCCGACAAAGATCTGGCGCAGTGCGTGAAAGAGGCTCGGGTCGTGCAGCTCGACCGGCGCACGGGCCAGGTGCGGGACGCCCGCGCCGTGGAGGCACGCTTTGGCGTGACGCCGTCCTCCATCCCCGACTACCTCGCCCTGGTCGGCGACACCGCCGACGGCTACCCCGGCGTCCGTGGCTGGGGGGCCAAGTCGGCCGCCGCAGTGCTGCATCGCTTCCCGCATCTGGAAGAGATTCCGAAGGAAGCGATACGCTGGAAGGTGCCGCTGCGGAACGCGGCGCAGCTCGGGGCGAACCTGGTGGAACACTGGGACGAGGCGATGCTCTTCCGCGACCTGGCGACTCTGCGCACCGATGCCAAGCTCTTCCGCACGGTCGAGGCGCTGCGCTGGACGGGTCCGAAGCGCAGCTTCAAGGCCTTCAGCGCCCAGCTCGGCGCCCCCGCTCTGTGGGAGCGCGCTCGCGCCGAGGTCGAGCGCCGCAGTGCCGCCGGCGCGTCTTCCTAA
- a CDS encoding aldo/keto reductase, whose translation MQYKLLGRSGLRVSEVALGTMTFGTEWGWGASKEESRRIFTAFADAGGNFIDTANRYTEGSSERFVGEFIHGDRHRFVVATKYGLFTRRDVPNFSGNHRKNMVRALEESLARLGTDYVDLLWVHAWDFTTAVDEVMRALDDVVRAGKVLHVGASDTPAWVVAQANTLAALRGWSPFVALQLRYSLIDRSAEADLLPMARAFSLAVTPWSVLGAGVLSGKYNRSARAEGRAKEGAATVERNLKIAATVVAVAEELGCTPAPVALAWARQQPGLVPILGARDLEQFRDNLGTLEVRLAEEHLRRLDEVSRMDLGFPHNFLSQPRIVDLLHGGMQDRIDLSEKKSAE comes from the coding sequence ATGCAGTACAAGCTGCTCGGTCGGAGCGGCCTGCGAGTCTCCGAGGTCGCCCTCGGGACGATGACCTTCGGTACCGAGTGGGGCTGGGGGGCGTCGAAGGAAGAGAGCCGGCGGATCTTCACCGCCTTCGCCGACGCCGGCGGCAACTTCATCGACACCGCGAACCGCTACACCGAAGGCTCGAGCGAGCGTTTCGTCGGCGAATTCATCCACGGTGACCGCCACCGTTTCGTCGTGGCTACGAAGTACGGCCTGTTCACCCGGCGGGACGTCCCCAACTTCAGCGGCAACCACCGCAAGAACATGGTGCGCGCCCTGGAAGAGAGCCTGGCGCGTCTCGGCACCGACTACGTCGATCTCTTGTGGGTGCACGCCTGGGATTTCACCACCGCGGTGGACGAGGTGATGCGCGCTTTGGACGATGTCGTGCGCGCCGGCAAGGTGCTGCACGTCGGCGCCTCCGACACGCCCGCCTGGGTCGTGGCGCAGGCCAACACTCTGGCCGCGCTGCGCGGCTGGTCACCCTTCGTGGCCTTGCAGCTCCGCTACAGCCTCATCGACCGCAGCGCCGAAGCGGATCTGCTCCCCATGGCGCGGGCCTTCTCGCTGGCGGTGACGCCGTGGAGCGTCCTCGGCGCCGGCGTGCTCTCGGGCAAGTACAACCGTTCCGCCCGCGCCGAGGGCCGCGCCAAGGAGGGCGCCGCCACGGTGGAGCGCAACTTGAAGATCGCCGCCACCGTCGTGGCAGTGGCCGAGGAGTTGGGCTGCACGCCGGCGCCAGTGGCACTTGCCTGGGCACGGCAGCAGCCGGGGCTCGTCCCGATCCTGGGGGCCCGCGACCTGGAGCAGTTCCGCGACAACCTCGGAACGCTCGAGGTCCGACTCGCCGAGGAACACCTGCGGCGTCTCGACGAGGTGAGCCGCATGGATCTCGGCTTCCCGCACAACTTCCTCTCCCAGCCGCGCATCGTCGATCTCCTACACGGCGGGATGCAGGACCGCATCGACCTGTCCGAGAAGAAGTCAGCGGAGTAG
- a CDS encoding ABC transporter permease, with protein METRRTLLMAFDSLGTHKLRTLLTMLGVIIGVAAVVGMLSIGAGAEKEVLEEIAVLGINNVIVNAKAPEEDPGGDEGLHRSPGLSLEDAANIAAFTDLVANVVPQRYEPLETVRQRSQIAPVRVVATTPAFMLSSSVEVEAGRFLLPSDDETFAQVCVLGAKAKRALFTFSDPLGESVRVGDLDFTVVGVMADKYLGRGKVEGLELKNLNEDIYIPLVTAQKKFDRQTLASRSRMEGGFSVTMNQGGEQKFNVPEIDQLTVTARSLSHVPAVAKLVERILARRHGGVGDYDIVVPESLLRQSQKTQRIFNIVMGAIAGLSLLVGGIGIMNIMLATVLERTREIGIRRAVGATRRDILLQFLVEAIAICMLGCGIGLALGLLISRVISFYAQWPTVVSLFAIVLAIGVSSLVGIVFGLYPAARAARVDVIESLRYE; from the coding sequence ATGGAAACCCGGCGGACCCTGCTGATGGCCTTCGATTCGCTCGGCACTCACAAGCTGCGCACTCTCCTCACCATGCTCGGCGTCATCATCGGCGTCGCCGCCGTGGTGGGCATGCTCTCCATCGGCGCCGGGGCCGAGAAGGAAGTGCTCGAGGAAATCGCCGTCCTCGGCATCAACAACGTCATCGTCAATGCCAAGGCCCCCGAGGAAGATCCGGGAGGCGACGAGGGACTGCACCGCTCGCCGGGGCTGTCGCTGGAGGATGCAGCCAACATCGCCGCCTTCACCGACTTGGTCGCCAACGTGGTGCCGCAGCGCTACGAGCCCCTGGAGACGGTGCGCCAGCGCTCGCAGATCGCGCCGGTGCGGGTGGTCGCCACGACGCCGGCATTCATGCTCTCGTCTTCGGTCGAGGTCGAAGCGGGTCGCTTCCTCCTCCCCAGCGACGACGAAACCTTCGCCCAGGTTTGCGTGCTCGGGGCGAAGGCGAAGCGGGCGCTCTTCACCTTCAGTGATCCTCTCGGGGAGAGCGTGCGCGTCGGGGACCTCGACTTCACCGTGGTCGGCGTCATGGCGGACAAGTACCTGGGGCGCGGCAAGGTGGAGGGATTGGAGCTGAAGAACCTCAACGAGGATATCTACATCCCGCTGGTCACAGCACAGAAGAAGTTCGACCGCCAGACTCTGGCGTCGCGCTCGCGGATGGAGGGCGGCTTCTCCGTCACCATGAACCAGGGCGGCGAGCAGAAGTTCAATGTTCCGGAGATCGACCAGCTCACCGTGACGGCTCGCAGCCTGAGCCACGTGCCCGCCGTGGCCAAGCTGGTGGAACGGATCTTGGCGCGCCGCCACGGCGGGGTGGGCGATTACGACATCGTCGTCCCCGAGTCGCTGCTGCGGCAGTCGCAGAAGACGCAGCGTATCTTCAACATCGTGATGGGCGCGATCGCCGGGCTGTCGCTGCTGGTCGGCGGCATTGGGATCATGAACATCATGCTGGCGACGGTGCTGGAGCGCACCCGGGAGATCGGGATACGCCGCGCCGTGGGCGCCACCCGGCGCGACATCCTGCTGCAGTTCCTGGTGGAGGCCATCGCCATCTGCATGCTCGGCTGCGGCATCGGCCTGGCGCTGGGGCTGCTGATTTCGCGGGTGATCTCCTTCTATGCGCAATGGCCGACCGTGGTGTCGCTGTTCGCCATCGTGCTCGCCATCGGTGTGTCCAGTCTCGTGGGCATCGTCTTCGGGCTTTATCCGGCGGCGCGCGCCGCCCGGGTCGACGTCATCGAATCCCTGCGTTACGAATGA
- a CDS encoding efflux RND transporter periplasmic adaptor subunit, whose protein sequence is MRRAVVKTISLLLVGGAVLVGGYYGVHAFLSTAPDIPLASAKKGEFLLSIRVNGQVDARQASALVAPRVRNLQITWLAPEGSQVKPQDPVVRFNATQQQAELQDNQSALKIAETSLERAKRELAIQEKQLALELQQARRSYDELKYEAPRVADEAKLKLELAELNNQAKIEQQRADVQKATLEVQRARDKVMLAQRELDQMTLLAPIAGMVVHLEIWKGNAMSKVQAGDSPWQGQPLVAVPDLSEMIVKATVSEVDASAVEPEQEAIVTVDAFADTTYRAKVVRKGTLARRKEPNSKINVFDVELAILDVDPKLKPGMSASAQVIVQRLPDVVSVPLEAVFEKQGKPLVYLADGSPVEVQVGRRNDRDIEVTRGLQGGERICLVDPTLEEPGMPGEKATQPEMNKGRQPPPAAQAGP, encoded by the coding sequence ATGCGTCGTGCCGTCGTGAAGACGATCTCCCTCCTCCTTGTCGGGGGCGCCGTGCTCGTAGGCGGCTACTACGGCGTGCACGCCTTCCTCTCCACCGCTCCCGACATCCCGCTGGCCTCGGCGAAGAAGGGGGAGTTCCTGCTGTCGATCCGGGTCAACGGCCAGGTGGACGCGCGTCAGGCCTCCGCCCTGGTGGCGCCGCGGGTGCGCAACCTGCAGATCACCTGGCTCGCCCCGGAGGGTTCACAGGTCAAGCCTCAGGATCCGGTGGTCCGCTTCAACGCCACCCAGCAGCAGGCCGAGCTGCAGGACAACCAGTCGGCCCTCAAGATCGCGGAGACCTCGCTGGAGCGCGCCAAAAGGGAGCTCGCCATCCAGGAGAAGCAGCTGGCGCTCGAGCTGCAGCAGGCGCGGCGCAGCTACGACGAGCTGAAGTACGAGGCGCCGCGCGTGGCCGACGAGGCGAAACTGAAGCTGGAGCTGGCGGAGCTCAACAATCAGGCCAAGATCGAACAACAGCGCGCTGACGTGCAGAAGGCGACGTTAGAGGTGCAGCGCGCCCGAGACAAGGTGATGCTGGCCCAGCGCGAGCTCGATCAGATGACGCTCCTCGCCCCGATCGCCGGAATGGTGGTACATCTCGAGATTTGGAAGGGGAACGCCATGAGCAAGGTGCAGGCTGGTGATTCGCCCTGGCAGGGTCAGCCGCTCGTCGCCGTGCCGGATCTCAGCGAGATGATCGTCAAGGCCACGGTTTCGGAAGTCGATGCCAGCGCCGTCGAGCCCGAGCAGGAAGCCATCGTCACCGTGGATGCCTTCGCTGACACGACCTACCGGGCCAAGGTGGTGCGCAAGGGGACGCTGGCACGCCGCAAAGAGCCCAACTCCAAGATCAATGTCTTCGACGTGGAGCTAGCCATTCTCGACGTGGACCCGAAGCTCAAACCCGGCATGTCCGCCTCGGCACAGGTCATCGTCCAGCGCTTGCCCGACGTGGTCTCGGTGCCCCTCGAAGCGGTGTTCGAGAAGCAGGGCAAGCCGCTCGTGTATCTCGCGGACGGAAGCCCGGTGGAGGTGCAGGTCGGGCGGCGGAACGACCGGGACATCGAGGTCACCCGCGGTCTCCAGGGTGGCGAGCGCATCTGCCTCGTCGATCCGACGCTGGAGGAACCGGGAATGCCCGGCGAGAAGGCGACGCAGCCGGAGATGAACAAAGGACGCCAGCCGCCGCCGGCCGCCCAGGCCGGGCCCTAG
- a CDS encoding serine/threonine-protein kinase has protein sequence MIGKTLKNYVVEDLLGKGGMGAVYRARDTNLERNVAIKVLAPELASQPELQRRFLQEAKAASAVNHPAIAQIYEIEHEGDLTFIVMEYVDGSTVRQLVSRGELDVLSAVEIGIQVADAVARAHGAGIVHRDLKSDNIMVTRDGHPKVLDFGLAKLQTVASADADATQALSLHMTQAGTVLGTIAYMSPEQARGQKVDHRTDVFSLGVVLYEMSTGKLPFTGPSAFDTMHAIVFAESPPLTTVRAGLPYGLQRVVERCLRKDPQERYQNLSETAADLKRVKREIESGVESGPPMLERVRLPKTLLPKNLSTRGAVVIGFWGIVLTSLLLTVLANKGGFAGAMPFLVMGVIVYGHVRGRRRRMAKRFIKKAAKLKEVQVVGMEGDEFIVASRGTKASTHVKLNSLLEAANGGLYYGHAFKMTVRSDVPAEELQSMPSRLSVHFVREE, from the coding sequence GTGATCGGGAAAACCCTGAAGAACTACGTCGTCGAGGATCTCCTCGGCAAGGGCGGCATGGGCGCGGTGTACCGCGCCCGTGACACCAATCTGGAACGCAACGTCGCGATCAAGGTGCTGGCCCCGGAGCTCGCCAGCCAGCCCGAGCTGCAGCGACGTTTCCTGCAGGAAGCCAAGGCCGCCTCGGCAGTGAACCATCCTGCTATCGCCCAGATCTACGAGATCGAGCACGAGGGCGACCTGACCTTCATCGTCATGGAGTACGTCGACGGCTCCACCGTGCGCCAGCTCGTGTCACGCGGCGAGCTCGATGTGCTGTCGGCAGTGGAGATCGGCATCCAGGTCGCGGATGCCGTGGCACGCGCCCACGGCGCCGGCATCGTGCATCGGGATCTCAAGTCGGACAACATCATGGTGACCCGCGACGGCCACCCGAAGGTGCTCGACTTCGGCCTCGCCAAGCTGCAGACGGTGGCGAGCGCGGACGCCGATGCGACCCAGGCTCTGTCGCTGCACATGACACAGGCGGGCACGGTGCTGGGGACGATCGCCTACATGAGTCCGGAGCAAGCCCGCGGCCAGAAAGTGGATCACCGCACCGATGTTTTCTCTCTCGGCGTCGTTCTCTACGAGATGAGCACGGGCAAGCTGCCCTTCACTGGCCCCAGCGCTTTCGACACCATGCACGCCATCGTCTTCGCCGAGTCACCGCCGCTCACGACGGTGCGCGCCGGCTTGCCCTATGGCTTGCAGCGCGTCGTGGAGCGCTGCCTGCGCAAGGACCCGCAGGAGCGCTATCAGAACCTGAGCGAGACCGCTGCCGATCTGAAACGTGTGAAGCGCGAGATCGAGTCGGGCGTGGAGAGCGGGCCGCCCATGCTCGAGCGCGTGCGCCTGCCCAAGACCTTGCTGCCGAAGAATCTCTCCACCCGCGGCGCCGTGGTCATCGGTTTCTGGGGCATCGTCCTCACCAGCCTCCTCCTCACCGTGCTGGCCAACAAAGGGGGCTTCGCCGGCGCCATGCCCTTCCTCGTCATGGGGGTGATCGTCTACGGCCACGTGCGCGGCCGGCGGCGGCGGATGGCCAAGCGCTTCATCAAGAAGGCAGCGAAGCTCAAGGAAGTGCAAGTCGTCGGTATGGAGGGCGACGAGTTCATCGTCGCCAGCCGCGGCACCAAGGCGAGCACCCACGTGAAGCTCAACTCGCTGCTCGAAGCGGCCAACGGCGGCCTGTACTACGGCCACGCCTTCAAGATGACGGTGCGCTCCGATGTGCCGGCGGAGGAGCTGCAGTCCATGCCTTCTCGCCTCAGTGTTCACTTCGTCCGCGAGGAGTGA